A single genomic interval of Solimonas sp. K1W22B-7 harbors:
- a CDS encoding chemotaxis protein CheW, with translation MSAELRSLRDDPFELLLLLEMRLRATKLDIAAGQAETWTGLGFRIGRNWLAVPKEDVREVIVPPKPTRVPNAKAWMSGVANVRGELLTIVDLPRLLGVDGDVDSRARRLLVFNSERVPAGFLVDEVAGYRQFSPTEQRHEIKQESGAYAPFLLGAFVRDGQPWLALSLHRVVQGGEFLMAGL, from the coding sequence ATGAGCGCGGAACTCAGAAGCCTGCGTGACGACCCTTTCGAGCTGCTGCTGCTGCTCGAAATGCGCCTGCGCGCCACCAAGCTGGACATCGCGGCGGGCCAGGCGGAAACCTGGACCGGCCTGGGGTTCAGGATCGGCCGCAACTGGCTGGCCGTGCCCAAGGAAGACGTGCGCGAGGTGATCGTGCCGCCCAAGCCGACCCGCGTGCCCAATGCCAAGGCCTGGATGAGCGGCGTGGCCAACGTCCGCGGCGAGCTGCTGACCATCGTCGACCTGCCGCGCCTGCTGGGCGTGGACGGCGATGTCGACAGCCGCGCGCGGCGACTGCTGGTGTTCAATTCCGAGCGTGTCCCTGCGGGCTTCCTGGTCGACGAAGTTGCCGGCTACCGCCAGTTTTCGCCTACCGAACAGCGTCATGAGATCAAGCAGGAATCAGGGGCCTACGCGCCGTTTCTTCTCGGCGCTTTCGTCCGCGACGGCCAGCCCTGGCTGGCGCTCAGCCTGCACCGCGTGGTGCAGGGCGGCGAATTCCTGATGGCGGGCCTCTGA
- a CDS encoding response regulator has product MVIDDSQTIRRTAETLLAREGYQVITAQDGFEALSKVADYQPDLIFIDIMMPRLDGYQACALIKANPKFQRTPVIMLSSKDGLFDRARGRIVGSDEYLTKPFTRDELLGAVRAHVRK; this is encoded by the coding sequence ATGGTGATCGACGATAGCCAGACTATTCGTCGCACCGCAGAAACACTGCTGGCCCGGGAAGGCTACCAGGTGATCACCGCCCAGGACGGCTTCGAAGCCCTGTCCAAGGTGGCTGATTACCAGCCGGACCTCATCTTCATCGACATCATGATGCCGCGCCTGGATGGTTATCAGGCCTGCGCCCTGATCAAGGCCAATCCGAAATTCCAGCGCACGCCGGTGATCATGCTGTCCTCCAAGGACGGCCTGTTCGACCGCGCCCGCGGCCGCATCGTCGGTTCCGACGAGTACCTGACCAAGCCATTCACCCGCGACGAATTGCTGGGCGCGGTACGCGCGCACGTGCGTAAGTAA
- the gshA gene encoding glutamate--cysteine ligase: MQSYVPHLVTAQTGPLQQLESTLLRRIPDIEAWFRSQWQKHTPPFYSSVDLRNAGFKLAPVDTNLFPGGFNNLNPAFEPLCVQALQTAIQRICPSARGILLIPENHTRNKFYLENVATLVDLIQKAGYRVHLGSLNPEIREPTELTLELSGRKLWMEPVERADNQIFVGDFSPCSILLNNDLSAGIPEILQNLDQDIIPPLDLGWHKRQKSQHFGFYREVAKEFGSLLELDPWFFDPLFRNCGEINFMKQQGWECLEANVELLLEDIRDKYQQYGITEEPFVIIKSDAGTYGMGVMTAKSVDDVRNMNRKSRTHMSSSKEGREVTGAIIQEGVYTFEKMGDDQATAEPVVYMIDRYVVGGFYRLNSKRGNQENLNAPGMRFEPLAFEEDCITPDPSCGPDERPNRFYAYGVVARLAALAAAREIAASEELAKAAAA, from the coding sequence ATGCAAAGCTACGTACCGCACCTCGTCACAGCACAAACCGGGCCGCTGCAGCAGCTCGAGTCCACCCTGCTGCGCCGCATACCGGACATCGAGGCCTGGTTCCGCAGCCAGTGGCAGAAGCACACGCCCCCTTTCTACTCCTCGGTGGACCTGCGCAACGCGGGCTTCAAGCTGGCGCCGGTGGACACCAACCTGTTCCCCGGCGGCTTCAACAACCTGAACCCCGCTTTCGAGCCGCTTTGCGTCCAGGCCCTGCAGACCGCCATCCAGCGCATCTGTCCCTCGGCCCGCGGCATCCTGCTGATCCCCGAGAACCACACCCGCAACAAGTTCTACCTGGAAAACGTCGCCACCCTGGTGGACCTGATCCAGAAGGCCGGCTACCGCGTGCACCTGGGCAGCCTCAATCCCGAGATCCGGGAGCCCACCGAGCTGACCCTGGAGCTGTCCGGCCGCAAGCTGTGGATGGAACCGGTGGAGCGGGCCGACAACCAGATCTTCGTCGGCGACTTCTCTCCCTGCTCGATCCTACTCAACAACGACCTGTCCGCCGGCATCCCGGAGATCCTGCAGAACCTCGACCAGGACATCATCCCGCCGCTGGACCTGGGCTGGCACAAGCGACAGAAGTCGCAACACTTCGGCTTCTACCGCGAGGTGGCCAAGGAATTCGGCAGCCTGCTGGAGCTGGACCCCTGGTTCTTCGACCCGCTGTTCCGCAACTGCGGCGAGATCAACTTCATGAAGCAGCAGGGCTGGGAGTGCCTGGAAGCCAATGTCGAGCTGCTGCTGGAAGACATCCGCGACAAGTACCAGCAGTATGGCATCACCGAAGAGCCGTTCGTGATCATCAAGTCCGACGCCGGCACCTACGGCATGGGCGTGATGACCGCCAAGAGCGTGGACGACGTGCGCAACATGAACCGCAAGTCGCGCACCCACATGTCCAGTTCCAAGGAAGGCCGCGAGGTCACCGGCGCCATCATCCAGGAAGGCGTCTACACCTTCGAGAAGATGGGCGACGACCAGGCCACCGCCGAGCCGGTGGTCTACATGATCGACCGCTACGTGGTCGGCGGCTTCTACCGCCTGAACTCCAAGCGCGGCAACCAGGAAAACCTCAACGCCCCGGGCATGCGCTTCGAACCCCTGGCCTTCGAGGAGGACTGCATCACCCCGGACCCCAGCTGCGGCCCCGACGAACGCCCCAACCGCTTCTACGCCTACGGCGTGGTCGCCCGCCTCGCCGCCCTGGCGGCGGCGCGCGAGATCGCCGCCAGCGAGGAACTGGCCAAGGCGGCGGCGGCATGA